The proteins below come from a single Caulobacter flavus genomic window:
- a CDS encoding efflux transporter outer membrane subunit: MRSVRLSALLSAASAVLLSGCAVGPDYVAPPAPQASAFMAQPAVAARAAAPAPADAWWRGFNDPVLDRLVGRALAQNLDLAQAAARVTQARAGLRAATAALLPSASIQAQGVANHASTQTPTGRLLAATPGFDRDGSLYEGDLVAGWELDVFGGTRRDREAALARYDAAKAGVAAARLAVAAQTADTYMLVRGLQERLAVARRQVETQARLVDTVRLQYDHGAAADLQLQQAQGALAQTRAGIPVLEEGLEAALNAMDVIQGAQPGTYRAELVTATAIPVAPGLTDAGGPAGLLRRRPDLVVAEQRLRASNAEVGSALSQYFPKVSLSGLVGTATTSSATLFEGSATQAQGVLGLRWRLFDFGRVGAEVKAAHGRKAEALAAYQQAVLRASEDVENAFVSLVKREDQARALSSGEASLARARTASQVAYEAGAVSLVEVLDADARLLAVRDARAQARTEAARAAIRSFQALGGGWSVS; this comes from the coding sequence ATGCGCTCCGTCCGTCTTTCGGCCCTGCTGAGCGCCGCCAGCGCCGTTCTCCTTTCGGGCTGCGCCGTTGGTCCTGACTATGTCGCGCCGCCCGCGCCCCAGGCGAGCGCCTTCATGGCCCAGCCGGCCGTGGCGGCTCGCGCGGCGGCCCCGGCGCCGGCCGACGCCTGGTGGCGGGGCTTCAACGATCCCGTCCTCGACCGGCTGGTCGGCAGAGCCTTGGCCCAGAACCTCGATCTGGCCCAGGCCGCCGCTCGCGTGACCCAAGCGCGCGCCGGGCTCCGCGCGGCGACGGCGGCGTTGCTGCCGTCGGCCTCGATCCAGGCCCAAGGCGTGGCCAACCACGCTTCGACCCAGACGCCGACGGGCCGCCTGCTGGCCGCTACGCCTGGTTTCGATCGCGACGGCTCCCTCTATGAAGGCGACCTGGTCGCCGGCTGGGAGCTCGACGTCTTCGGCGGAACCCGCCGCGATCGCGAGGCGGCGCTGGCCCGCTACGACGCGGCCAAGGCCGGCGTCGCGGCCGCCAGGCTGGCCGTCGCCGCCCAGACGGCCGACACCTACATGCTGGTGCGCGGCCTGCAGGAGCGCCTGGCCGTCGCCCGCCGCCAGGTCGAGACCCAGGCGAGGCTCGTCGACACCGTGCGGCTTCAGTACGACCACGGCGCGGCCGCCGATCTCCAGCTGCAACAGGCCCAGGGCGCCCTGGCCCAGACCCGCGCCGGCATACCCGTCCTCGAGGAAGGGCTGGAGGCTGCGCTGAACGCCATGGACGTGATCCAGGGCGCCCAGCCTGGGACCTACCGGGCCGAACTGGTCACGGCGACGGCGATCCCCGTCGCGCCGGGCCTGACCGACGCCGGCGGTCCGGCCGGGCTGCTGCGTCGCCGGCCCGACCTGGTGGTCGCCGAGCAGCGCCTGCGCGCCAGCAACGCCGAGGTGGGTTCGGCCCTTTCGCAGTACTTCCCCAAGGTTTCACTGAGCGGTCTGGTCGGCACGGCGACCACCAGCAGCGCCACCCTGTTCGAGGGCTCGGCGACCCAGGCGCAAGGCGTGCTGGGCCTGCGCTGGCGGTTGTTCGACTTCGGTCGCGTCGGCGCCGAGGTCAAGGCCGCGCACGGGCGTAAGGCCGAGGCTTTGGCGGCCTATCAGCAGGCCGTGCTGCGGGCGAGCGAGGATGTCGAGAACGCCTTCGTCAGCCTGGTCAAGCGCGAGGACCAGGCGCGCGCCTTGTCCAGCGGAGAGGCCTCCCTGGCCAGGGCCCGCACGGCCTCGCAGGTCGCCTACGAGGCCGGCGCGGTCAGTCTGGTCGAGGTGCTGGACGCCGACGCCCGGCTCCTTGCCGTACGCGACGCCCGCGCTCAGGCCCGGACCGAGGCGGCGCGCGCGGCGATCCGGTCCTTCCAGGCCCTGGGCGGGGGCTGGAGCGTGTCCTGA
- a CDS encoding NAD(P)/FAD-dependent oxidoreductase, producing MEDVIIIGGSFAGLAAALQLGRARRKVTVLDTGQRRNRFAGRSHGVLGHDHKPPSDIWAEARQQLARYPTITLLNARADSITGAIDNFSVLTGDGESLGARRLILSYGVVDQMPDVPGFAENWGASVIPCPYCDGFEVAGQHWGLVWSGPQSMNQVKLFDDWTDRLTVFADGHDIPPDVRADLARRNTPVVDGRITGIARHGDHGATVKLDTGADAVVDILFAHPRTKPSASLHDSLSLATVDTSTGIALKTDERRETSMPGVYAAGDLANPGIPSVTTAVWQGAMAGIFAQQSMLV from the coding sequence ATGGAAGACGTCATCATCATCGGCGGCAGCTTTGCTGGTCTCGCCGCCGCCCTGCAGCTTGGCCGCGCCCGCCGAAAGGTCACGGTTCTCGATACCGGCCAGCGGCGTAACCGCTTTGCGGGCCGCTCGCACGGTGTGCTCGGTCACGATCACAAGCCCCCGTCAGACATCTGGGCCGAGGCGCGCCAGCAGCTCGCGCGCTATCCCACGATCACGCTGCTCAACGCCCGCGCAGACAGCATCACCGGCGCCATCGATAACTTCTCCGTCCTCACTGGCGATGGCGAAAGCCTTGGCGCGCGCCGCCTGATCCTGAGCTATGGCGTTGTGGACCAGATGCCGGATGTTCCGGGCTTCGCCGAAAACTGGGGCGCATCCGTCATCCCGTGCCCCTATTGCGACGGCTTCGAGGTTGCAGGCCAGCATTGGGGCCTTGTCTGGTCGGGTCCGCAGTCAATGAATCAGGTCAAGCTGTTTGACGATTGGACCGACCGCCTGACGGTCTTCGCCGATGGCCACGACATTCCTCCCGACGTCCGCGCAGACTTGGCGCGCCGTAACACGCCTGTCGTCGATGGCCGGATCACCGGGATCGCCCGTCATGGCGACCATGGCGCCACCGTCAAGCTCGACACCGGCGCCGATGCCGTGGTCGACATCCTGTTCGCCCATCCGCGTACCAAGCCGTCCGCAAGTCTGCATGACTCGCTGAGCCTGGCCACGGTCGATACGTCGACCGGCATCGCCCTCAAGACCGACGAGCGTCGCGAAACCAGTATGCCCGGCGTCTACGCCGCCGGCGACCTCGCCAACCCCGGAATTCCCTCGGTCACCACAGCGGTCTGGCAGGGCGCAATGGCCGGTATTTTCGCCCAGCAGTCTATGCTGGTTTGA